One segment of Leuconostoc lactis DNA contains the following:
- a CDS encoding acetate/propionate family kinase, with product MSKVMAVNAGSSSLKFQLLEMPEEKVLMQGIIERIGSDNAEISIKYGNNIEPKRLIGAEEGHITLTKNGGKKFEHEMAIKDHEQAIDVLLQKMTDLGIVKDFNEITGVGHRVVAGGEWFNHSVVVTDEVLAKIDRLGDYAPLHNPANAMGIRAFQKLLPDALSVAVFDTSFHQTMPEKNYLYSIPYEYYARYGARKYGAHGTSHRYVTERAAEKLGIPLDQFNAISFHLGAGASVTAIKNGKSYDTSMGFTPLAGLTMATRSGDVDPSLIYYIQEREGLTNEEMLSILNKKSGLLGISTISNDMRDLEEVQETHPHAKLALDMFYDRVIRYAGQYFAELGRVDAVIFTAGIGENDAVTRAKILEALSFAGVKLDAEANNVRGKETVLTTPDSSVTGLLIPTNEELMIARDVESLR from the coding sequence ATGTCAAAAGTAATGGCGGTTAACGCTGGTAGCTCATCACTTAAATTCCAATTGTTGGAAATGCCTGAGGAAAAGGTATTGATGCAAGGTATTATTGAACGTATTGGTTCAGATAATGCTGAAATTTCAATCAAGTACGGTAATAATATCGAACCAAAGCGTTTGATCGGTGCCGAAGAAGGGCATATCACATTAACTAAAAACGGCGGCAAGAAGTTTGAACATGAAATGGCCATTAAGGATCATGAACAAGCAATTGACGTGCTATTGCAAAAGATGACAGATCTCGGCATCGTGAAGGACTTTAACGAAATCACAGGTGTCGGTCACCGTGTCGTTGCCGGTGGTGAATGGTTCAACCATTCTGTTGTTGTGACTGACGAAGTGCTTGCTAAGATTGATCGTTTGGGTGATTATGCACCATTGCACAACCCAGCCAACGCCATGGGCATCCGTGCCTTCCAAAAGTTGTTGCCAGATGCTTTGTCAGTAGCGGTATTTGACACATCATTCCACCAAACAATGCCAGAAAAGAACTATCTTTACAGCATTCCTTACGAATATTATGCCCGCTACGGTGCGCGTAAGTATGGTGCTCACGGGACATCACACCGTTACGTGACAGAACGTGCGGCTGAAAAGCTTGGTATTCCATTGGATCAATTCAACGCAATTTCATTCCACTTGGGTGCTGGTGCATCAGTTACAGCGATTAAGAACGGTAAGTCATACGACACATCAATGGGCTTCACACCATTGGCTGGTTTGACAATGGCGACACGTTCAGGTGATGTTGACCCATCATTGATTTACTATATTCAAGAACGTGAAGGTTTGACAAACGAAGAAATGTTGTCAATCTTGAACAAGAAGTCAGGTTTGTTGGGTATTTCAACAATTTCAAACGACATGCGTGATTTGGAAGAAGTCCAAGAAACACACCCACACGCTAAGTTGGCACTTGATATGTTCTATGACCGTGTCATTCGTTACGCTGGCCAATACTTTGCGGAACTTGGTCGTGTTGATGCCGTAATCTTTACTGCTGGTATTGGTGAAAACGATGCCGTGACACGTGCGAAGATCCTTGAAGCCTTGTCATTTGCCGGGGTGAAGTTAGATGCCGAAGCGAACAATGTCCGTGGTAAGGAAACTGTTTTGACAACGCCTGATTCATCAGTAACTGGTTTGTTGATTCCAACAAACGAAGAATTGATGATTGCCCGCGACGTTGAATCATTGCGTTAA
- a CDS encoding 5-formyltetrahydrofolate cyclo-ligase: protein MHTKRDLRQLQKQKLQAYQGPDRLAEEAALQAKLFDTAQWAAAKTIAVVLSTPMELNTQPIIAQAWAAGKQVVVPKIVAKQMHFVAITPQTTFAAGALNIQEPQHSTPYPPENIDLVIVPGLAYTKQGGRLGFGAGYYDRFLSTYTGQTIALALTPQLLETLPLESHDQVIDQVLTS, encoded by the coding sequence ATGCATACAAAACGCGATTTGCGACAACTACAAAAGCAGAAACTACAAGCTTATCAAGGACCGGACCGTTTAGCCGAAGAGGCTGCGTTACAGGCTAAACTATTTGATACAGCGCAATGGGCTGCAGCGAAAACCATTGCAGTGGTACTCAGTACACCAATGGAACTCAACACACAGCCAATTATTGCCCAAGCATGGGCTGCTGGGAAACAAGTTGTGGTGCCAAAGATTGTGGCGAAGCAGATGCATTTTGTTGCGATTACGCCGCAAACGACATTTGCTGCCGGGGCGTTAAATATTCAAGAGCCACAGCACAGTACGCCGTATCCACCAGAGAACATTGATCTTGTGATTGTTCCTGGCTTAGCTTATACGAAGCAAGGGGGACGGTTAGGTTTTGGCGCTGGTTATTATGATCGGTTTTTGTCGACTTATACAGGCCAAACCATTGCTTTGGCCTTAACGCCACAACTACTTGAGACGTTGCCATTAGAATCACATGATCAAGTCATCGACCAAGTACTGACAAGTTAA
- a CDS encoding N-acetylmuramoyl-L-alanine amidase has product MIKKWLLSNLIGVSISVFVLMTTFGLVYSLTNKDKISTGPDNVQLRSGPGVQYRSLATLKRGTDLIILKDDRGWYQVRRADNEKVGWVASWVAKSRTLRHATPLSEATIVLDPGHGGDPEKRYNGLSGDNGSSSADGKYHEKTYTLRTARQVRDALAPTGARVLMTRDSDVLVPLLDIPKLATKYHADAQISFHFDHAGDENSATAATGITQYYYHDNGQALTSALHNALNSLPMTDREMDTAKYVVLNRATQPATLLELGYINNPSDFKRIRSTRYQEQIANAITKGLTAYFNNEAGKK; this is encoded by the coding sequence ATGATAAAAAAATGGTTATTAAGCAATCTCATCGGCGTGAGTATTAGCGTCTTCGTCTTAATGACAACTTTTGGATTAGTTTACTCGCTCACCAATAAAGACAAAATCTCGACCGGTCCAGATAACGTGCAATTACGTTCTGGCCCGGGCGTACAATACCGATCACTGGCCACTTTAAAACGTGGCACTGATTTGATTATCCTAAAAGATGATCGCGGTTGGTATCAAGTACGTCGCGCCGATAATGAAAAAGTTGGTTGGGTTGCAAGTTGGGTTGCCAAATCACGCACCTTACGTCACGCAACACCACTGAGTGAGGCAACGATTGTTTTAGATCCCGGTCACGGTGGTGATCCGGAAAAACGCTATAATGGTTTGTCTGGTGACAATGGTTCATCATCAGCCGATGGGAAGTATCACGAAAAGACGTACACCTTACGCACGGCACGTCAAGTACGTGATGCGTTGGCCCCAACGGGCGCACGTGTCTTGATGACACGTGATTCAGATGTGCTAGTGCCCTTATTAGACATCCCAAAACTCGCGACCAAGTATCATGCTGATGCACAAATCTCCTTTCACTTTGATCACGCTGGAGATGAAAACAGTGCAACAGCTGCCACAGGCATTACCCAATATTATTATCACGACAATGGTCAGGCACTGACCTCAGCACTGCATAACGCTTTAAATAGCTTACCAATGACTGATCGTGAGATGGACACCGCCAAATATGTTGTCCTCAATCGCGCGACGCAACCAGCAACATTACTTGAATTAGGTTATATCAATAACCCTTCGGATTTTAAGCGCATTCGGTCAACGCGTTATCAAGAACAAATTGCCAATGCGATTACCAAGGGACTGACAGCATACTTTAACAATGAAGCAGGAAAGAAATAA
- the thrC gene encoding threonine synthase, translating to MLNYVSTRGEAPKVTASQAILNGIAPDGGLYVPEVWPTLTLDWEKLKNQTYQEIATQVFDGFFDDFSVAEIDHIIAKAYGNQWAQRDVVTYHQEDQLTYMELFHGPTLAFKDVALQALPHLMTTAAKKHQITDTMVILTATSGDTGTAAMRGFGDVPQTEIVVFYPEVGVSEMQRQQMQTEAAKNAHVIAITGNFDDAQKAVKSLLSEKELVADLAAHHQRFSSANSINIGRLVPQIVYYIHAYAQLVKQGQVQAGEPVSIVVPTGNFGNVLAAYYASQIGLPVRQFVVASNENHVLTDFFQTGRYDRQRAFKVTNAPAMDILVSSNLERLLYFASGRNTAEVKRYMQDLADKGVYEVTPETRRQLSQFTAGFATQEQVTKTIQDVFDQTQYTIDPHTAVGRFVLSEQAISGPTLLAATASPYKFADTVLTALGTQAETGYQGLAQLAQLTQTTIPTAVDTLFAQPILHRQVITPAQIEKTFRQELL from the coding sequence ATGCTTAATTATGTTTCAACACGTGGTGAAGCACCAAAGGTGACCGCCAGCCAAGCCATTTTAAATGGTATTGCGCCAGATGGTGGACTCTATGTCCCTGAAGTGTGGCCAACATTGACACTGGATTGGGAAAAATTAAAAAACCAGACGTATCAAGAAATTGCGACACAAGTTTTTGATGGTTTTTTTGATGATTTTAGTGTGGCTGAAATCGATCATATTATTGCGAAAGCTTATGGAAACCAGTGGGCGCAGCGCGACGTTGTCACGTATCACCAAGAAGACCAACTGACGTATATGGAGCTGTTTCATGGCCCAACACTGGCCTTTAAAGATGTGGCCTTGCAAGCCTTGCCACATTTGATGACCACTGCTGCTAAAAAGCACCAGATTACGGATACGATGGTTATTTTAACGGCTACGTCTGGTGACACGGGAACGGCAGCGATGCGCGGCTTTGGTGATGTCCCACAAACAGAGATTGTCGTCTTTTACCCTGAAGTGGGTGTGAGTGAGATGCAGCGACAACAAATGCAAACGGAAGCTGCCAAAAATGCCCATGTGATTGCCATTACGGGTAATTTTGATGATGCCCAAAAAGCGGTAAAATCGTTGCTATCTGAAAAAGAGTTAGTGGCTGATTTAGCTGCCCATCATCAACGTTTTTCATCGGCTAACTCGATTAATATTGGGCGTTTGGTGCCACAAATTGTTTATTATATTCATGCCTATGCGCAATTGGTTAAACAAGGGCAAGTGCAAGCAGGTGAGCCGGTCTCAATTGTTGTCCCAACCGGTAATTTCGGGAATGTTTTGGCCGCTTATTATGCTAGTCAAATTGGGTTACCTGTGCGACAATTTGTCGTCGCGTCAAATGAAAATCATGTGCTAACTGACTTTTTCCAGACGGGTCGTTATGATCGACAACGCGCATTCAAGGTCACCAACGCCCCAGCAATGGACATTTTGGTGTCAAGTAATTTAGAACGTTTGTTGTATTTTGCCAGCGGCCGGAATACAGCTGAAGTGAAACGTTATATGCAAGACCTCGCTGATAAGGGAGTATATGAGGTCACGCCTGAAACACGTCGTCAACTCAGTCAATTTACGGCTGGCTTTGCCACGCAAGAACAGGTAACAAAAACAATTCAAGACGTATTTGATCAGACGCAGTACACCATTGATCCACATACGGCTGTTGGCCGTTTTGTCTTGTCAGAACAAGCGATTAGTGGCCCAACTTTGCTAGCAGCGACGGCGAGTCCGTATAAGTTTGCGGATACAGTGTTGACGGCATTAGGTACGCAAGCTGAAACAGGTTATCAAGGTTTGGCCCAATTAGCCCAACTCACGCAAACAACCATTCCAACAGCAGTCGACACCTTGTTTGCACAACCAATTTTGCACCGTCAGGTGATTACACCCGCGCAAATTGAAAAGACGTTCCGCCAAGAATTGTTATAA
- the glyA gene encoding serine hydroxymethyltransferase has translation MSFKERDPEVWSAIQQEGARQNRTIELIASENFASKGVRAAQGSVLTNKYAEGYPYKRYYGGTEYVDVIEQLAIDRLKALFGAEYANVQPHSGSQANAAAYMAFLKPGDRILGMDLDAGGHLTHGAKVSFSGKMYESFTYGLDPETEQLDYEAIAQQAREVQPQMIVAGASAYSRIIDFDKFRAIADEVGAYLMVDMAHIAGLVAAGLHPNPVGIADVVTSTTHKTLRGPRGGVILSQEKYAKQLNSAIFPGSQGGPLEHVIAGKAIAFGEALQPEFKTYAAQIIKNAQAMAEVFSETEDIRVVAGGTDNHLFNLDLTKTGLNGKQTQELLDSVSITTNKEALPNETLSPFVTSGIRIGTPAITTRGFKEDDARRVAELIVTAIHNYDDPKVLKEVKREAEILAMAHLFE, from the coding sequence ATGTCATTTAAAGAACGTGACCCTGAAGTGTGGAGCGCCATTCAACAAGAAGGTGCCCGCCAAAACCGCACGATTGAATTGATTGCATCGGAAAACTTTGCCTCAAAAGGTGTCCGAGCAGCACAAGGTTCTGTATTAACGAATAAGTATGCTGAGGGTTATCCCTATAAGCGTTACTACGGTGGTACAGAGTATGTCGATGTGATTGAACAACTTGCGATTGATCGTTTGAAGGCGCTCTTTGGCGCTGAATATGCCAATGTGCAACCCCATTCTGGTTCACAAGCAAATGCTGCGGCTTACATGGCGTTCTTAAAGCCTGGTGACCGTATTCTGGGGATGGATTTGGATGCCGGTGGGCATTTGACACATGGTGCGAAAGTATCATTCTCCGGTAAAATGTACGAATCATTTACTTATGGTTTGGACCCTGAAACGGAACAATTAGATTATGAAGCCATTGCGCAACAAGCACGTGAAGTACAACCACAAATGATTGTTGCTGGGGCTTCGGCTTATTCACGTATTATTGACTTTGACAAGTTCCGTGCGATTGCGGATGAAGTTGGTGCGTACTTGATGGTTGATATGGCGCATATTGCTGGCCTTGTGGCTGCTGGTTTGCATCCAAATCCAGTGGGCATTGCAGATGTTGTCACGTCAACAACACACAAGACGTTGCGTGGCCCACGTGGTGGTGTCATTTTGTCACAAGAAAAGTATGCTAAGCAATTGAACTCAGCAATCTTCCCTGGTTCACAAGGTGGGCCATTGGAACACGTGATTGCAGGAAAGGCGATTGCCTTTGGGGAAGCGTTGCAACCTGAATTCAAGACATATGCCGCACAAATTATCAAGAACGCTCAAGCCATGGCAGAAGTATTCTCAGAAACTGAAGATATTCGCGTAGTGGCTGGTGGTACAGATAACCATTTGTTTAACTTAGACCTGACTAAGACTGGCTTGAATGGTAAGCAAACGCAAGAATTATTGGATTCTGTGTCAATCACAACCAATAAAGAAGCCTTGCCAAATGAAACACTCAGCCCATTTGTCACTTCTGGTATTCGTATTGGTACACCAGCCATCACAACGCGTGGTTTCAAGGAAGATGATGCCCGTCGCGTGGCTGAATTAATTGTGACAGCCATTCACAATTATGACGATCCAAAGGTGCTAAAAGAAGTGAAAAGAGAAGCCGAAATTTTGGCCATGGCACACTTATTTGAATAA